The Sulfurovum riftiae DNA segment CCCATGGAATCGAAATAGCGTGGTTCATCTAGTGCTATGGCAGAGAAGGCATTACCGAATCCTTCGCTGAAGGCTACTCTTATATCCAGATAGTCTCCGTTGTTGTGAACTCCGCCAATACTATCAGCCCTTGAAAACTTCTCTTCATAGTAGTGCCCCCATTCATGGGTGATGATATGGTCGTCATACTCGTCTGTATCAAGGTCTTTTGCACCAAGAATGTAAAGATTTCCACCTGAGTACAAAGAGGTGATAATCTGTCCCAAGGCAGGCTTGAAATCGCTGCTGGGTATGTTGCGTTCAGACCAATGGACTTGTAAAGCAGGGAAAGAGGTATCGGGTTTTACCAGGAGGATTTTCTGCATTGCATCATAAATGTTGTCGAGTATGGCGAAAGGTGCGGCAACTCTTTGCGAGACATTGTTTCCGTCACTGTCCCATCCTGAAAGAGCGGTCAAGTTGCGTATGGTGTCTGTTGTTCCGGTAAATGAAAGTTCACCTTCCATTACATAAAGTGCATCACCGTCTGTATTGTCAAGTACTTTGACGTCCCATCCTGGTATACCAGACTGCTTCATTTGGGCATAGACCCTGACCTTCATCTTTGTATTGCCGGGCACTTCCATACTATAGTTTCCTGTTTTTTCTGAAAAAGTGGAAGCAAGCACTTTTCCAAAAGCATCTATGGCTTCGACTTTGACAAGTTTTATAGTATTGGTAAAAATATGGTCATAGTCCAAACCGATACCGTTGCTGTTTACTGGAACTCTTTCATACTTGAGTATGCCGGAGAGTGTGATGTTCTGTATAGGTGTAGAAGTATTTGTTTTACCTGTGCTTCCCCCACCACCACATCCTGTAAGAAGTATAAGAAAAAGAATGACAATAAATTTATATACAGTATGTTTCATCTCTTTCCTAAAGTTAGAATACCATAAATAATATCAAAAATCATAAAAAATTACAAATCCCTTAAATATATTACAAACATTAATAAAGATTCCAAAATTCTATTATGGATTTTGATTAAAACTTCAGCTTTAAAAAAATGCTTTTTTTAGATAAAATTGTCTAATGAATCCAGATTAAAAGGGTGATATGTGTTTAACAATATAAGGAAAGAACTTTTAATAAGTGTAATTGCAGCTGCTATTACTGGTATATTCAGTTTTTTTGTTTTGCAATTGAGATTTGACCAATCGCTTATTTTGAGTCTTTTTTTTATGGTCTTTTTCTTTTTCTTTTTTTATATCAATGAAAAACAGGTTGGAGTTGGAGAAGGAAAGAAAGGTAATATCCAGACAGTTCCGAAAGAGAAATATCACCTTCTTGAAAACAAATTCAAGGCACTTTTTTTAAAAGCCGAAAAACTGGAAAAAGAGAACAAAACCACAGAACTTTTCCTTGCCAGTATGTCTCACGAGATACGAACTCCGCTTAATGGAATTGTTGGTTTGACCGAACTGCTTGACGGTACCGAACTGACCGAAGAGCAGAAAGAATTCGTCTCGATGATACGGGAGAGCTCCCACAACCTGAATGTGATCGTCAACGATATCCTTGATGTCTCCAAGATCAATGCAGGTAAAATGGAACTTGAGAATATTGAGTTTGATCTTTTTACCAAAATGGAAGCTTCGGTAGGTATGTTCGTTCCAAAAATAGAAGAGAAAGGTATAGTCTTAAACCTCTTTACAGATCCAAAGATACCGTCTCATGTCATAGGCGACCCGACACGGCTTTCCCAGGTCATCATCAATCTTGTCAGCAATGCAGTGAAATTTACGGAAAAAGCCGGCAAGATAGACCTTTTTGCCGAATATGTCAAAGAGAAGCCCGATACAGTTACTTTTAAGGTGTCAGTTGCCGATTCTGGAATTGGCTTGACCAAAGAGCAGCAGGCCCGCATTTTTGAAGCTTATTCCCAGGCAGAAGCAAGTACGACGAGAAAAGCCGGAGGGACAGGCTTGGGATTGACTATCTCGAGTAAGATCATCAAGTCTATGGGGAGTGAACTGAAGGTAAAAAGTAAAGAGGGAGCAGGATCTACTTTCTTTTTTACATTGACACTGCCAAAAGGACGACATGAAACCAAAGAGATATTGGAGATATCCGATGAGTTGAAAGTCGGTGTTGTCTGTTCCGATAAAAACCCTAAAAGTCAGTGGAATATGATCCTCCAAAAATATATCCAATTTTATGGAGCGGACTATCAGAATTATCGTGATAAAAATATTTTTTCTTCTGCATGTCCGGATATCCTGCTTATCGACCATACTACTATCGATACCGATTCGATAGCAAGTTTTGAATACCTCTCCTGTAAGCGGGTACTGTTGACATCGAGTACTCTACATACCAATCTTGGAAAAGAACGACAGATCTTTGATGAGATCGTTTATATGCCGATCACGTTTGAGAAGATAGGTAAAATACTTCAACTTAAAAAAGGTGAAGACCTTGCATCCAGATCACGATCGATTAAAAATAAATCGTTAGAGAAAGCAGAAAAGAAAAGTTTTGAAAATATTCATGTATTGGTTGCAGAAGATAACCCTATCAATCAAAAGCTTATCAAGATAGTTTTGGAGAATTTTGGTTTGACAGTGACATTGGCTTCCAATGGAGAAGAAGCGTATGAATATCGTAAAAAACATAAGTATGACATGATCTTCATGGATATTCAAATGCCTGTTATGGGAGGTGTTGAATCGACACATCGTATTTTGGAATATGAAAAAGAGCAGGGGCTGGAACATATTCCTATTATCGCTTTGACTGCCAATGCACTCTCCGGAGATAAAGAAAAATATATATCTGAAGGAATGGATGATTATGCTACAAAACCTTTGGATATAAAAGTCATAGAAAAACTCGTCAGTAAGTATTGTGTGGTATAGAACCTAAGTGAAGAGGAGCAACTTCATTAACCTACACTATTTATTTTATGTTACAATATTTTTTATTCAACGGCCTCAATGAGGTTGTCAAGGAAGCCAATGTCTAAATTTTTCAAGATCACAGTTACTGTTTCATTCTTTTTATTTGGTACATGTTCTCTCTTCGCACTTGAAAGTAAGACCGAGGAATACAAACTGAAGTCGGGTATGGTCATTTACAGTATCAGAGGGGGTGGGATTTTGGCCCCTGACCTCAATCTGACGATCATAGGCGAAGGAAAACTCCGTTTCAGGGAATGGGGAAAAGTTGCTTTGGTGGAAGAAGAGATAGAAGAGAGTACAGCTGGTGCTTTTAGAAACATAGAAAAGTTTACAAAATGTATAAAATACGACAAACGACAACAGTTCAATGTCGATTACGACCAGGAGATCATTAGGGAGAGACCCATACCCAAAGGGAGGGGACTTAAGGATCTGACGGTTGGGATGATGCCGCATGGTAATGATGTGATCGCTGGAAGAGAGTGTGAGGTCTGGAGACGGGAGGGAGTACGTATCTGTCTCTATAAAGGTATTCCTCTTCTGATCGAAAAGGAACTTTTCGGTATTCATTATGAAAAGAGAGCGCTTTGGGTAGAAGAAAATATAGATGTAGCCACAGAACAGTGTACCATTCCCGATTTTCCTGTACAGAAGATCGCACTTTTCAAGACAAGTATCAAGCAAAAGAAGGCTCCTGCAGAGGTTTCAAAACACATAAGCGATATACTGGATGAAATTTCCGGTAAGAACAGTCTAAATTTAAAGAAACATAAACAGTTTTACCTCAATCGTTTGGGAGAGCATATTTTTGAAAGGCAGAAGGCTCTTTTAGCTGAAATGTTTGGAAGTATGAAGCGTGCAAGAGAGTGCCTACAGGGGGCAGATGACAGTCTTGAAGCCAACGACTGCATTGAAGAGATCAATGCATTCAAAGCCAAAATGGTCAAAGAGGATGAGAACAATATCGATACCTGGGATACAGCTTCCAAGAACAGGATACTCGATGAATTCGATGAAAATATCGCTGTACTGGAATCGCGAATGAAGTGTATCCGTGCCGCCAAAAACATTACCGACCTTTCAAGCTGTATGTCCAGGTGAAGTTCTACCGTGTCTATGTAGAGATCACCAATGTCTGTGGTCTCAGCTGCTCTTTCTGTCCAACAAAAGAGTTGCCCTCAAGACAGATGGACCTTGCCTTTTTCAAATCCATCGTACTACAGCTCAAGCCCTATACCAAGGAGATAGCCTGTCATGTCGTTGGAGATCCGCTCACCCTTTCAAATCTTTCCGAATATCTCGATATCATTCATGAACATGGTATGAAAGCGATACTGACCACCAGTGGGTATTTTCTGAAAAAACAGAGCTATGAGACACTCTTCCATCCGGCAGTCAAGCAGATCAATATCTCGCTTAACAGCTATAATAAAAATGATACGGCACTTACATTCGACCAGTACATTACCCCGGTACTTGATCTATGTAGTGCAAAACTCGAAAGAGGTGAAGAGTCTTTTATAAACCTCCGTGTCTGGAATCTCGATGAGATGATGAGTGAGCGTACATTCAATGAAACACTTTTTTCAAAGCTTTCTTCTGCATTCGATACAGAACTTGACCTCGAAAAGAGCTACAGGGAGAAACCGAGATCCATCCGTCTGGAAAATAAGATACTGATGCATTTTGACAACTATTTCGAGTGGCCCTCTTTAAATAACCAGGTCTATGGTAATGGGACCTGCCAGGGGCTGCAGTCTCACATCGCCATTTTGGCAAGCGGTAAAGTGATCCCTTGCTGTCTGGACTGTGACGGGATCATCGAATTGGGAGACCTGAGAGAAAAAGAGCTTGACGAAATACTTTCAAACAGCAGGGCTCAGAATATGTTAGAGGGGTTCAGGAAGGGCAAAGCCGTAGAAGAGCTTTGCCAAAAGTGCAGTTATAAAGACCGTTTTAACGGTTGAGTTTCGTGAACTTCGTACCTTCAAGATTGAGATTGTACATCAAGCCTTTTTCTCCAAAGACAAATGCATAGATAGGGTTCTGGTAGCTGATCGTACTGATATCGGTACCCGCACCCCATTTTGCAACGGTGATCGCACCGTCCACACCGGCTTCCCATCCGTTGCTTCTGATGAATTTGTCCAATGCATCCTGTGTGACGAATGCAATGATATAGGATGCTTTCTGTGCACCCATCTGAAACCCTACGGAGCCGGCTGCAATACTGTAATATCCGACACTTTTGCCATTGACACGCAGTACACCTTCACCATACTTCCCTCCGATGACAAATCCGGCTTTGACGACAGAAGGAAAGACCAGATAGCCTTTTACTTTCGATAAAAATGCTTCCCCGCCTTTCACCTCTTTGTAGAATTGCTGGATGGCAGTATTGGCTTCTGCATCGATTACTTCTGCAGGCTGTTTGATGAAGTCTGCGGAAGAGAAGGAGCTTAGAATCAGCAGGAGAAGAGCCGTAATGGTCCATTGGTTGAATCTGTTCATTTTCATTGAAAAATCCTTTTTTTATTGTGGACAAATTATAGCAAAATAGTGTAAACTAATTGTGAATACTTTAGAATCAAGCAGATAAAAGGGACAGATATGGAGAAGATGACACTAAAAGCCTATGCGATCAAGCATAAGATGAGCATGTTCAATGTGGTGAAACTCGTCAAAAGCGGCAAAGTCAAAAGTGAAACGGTGGAAGAGGAGGGCAAAAATGTCGTTTATGTTTTTGAAGAGGCTGATCTGGAACTGCCGGCAGAAAATGATGAAGCGGTGAACGGTGAAGAGAAGCCTGCAGGGCTTTTAAAACGTGTTGCTGCACTTGAAAATGAAGTTGCTCTGCTTCGCAAAGAGATCAAAGATTTGAAGAAGCTGCTATGAAGAAAGTCGCCTACATCACCGATCCGGTCTATCTGACACACGATACCGGCCTTTCCCATCCCGAATCGAAATATCGGCTTGAAGCCATAGAAAAAGCGGTTGCTCCGTTAAAAAACAGTCTGATAGAAGCATCTCCCATTGCTGTTTCCCGTGACATACTTCATTTGATACATACTGAAGAGCATATAGAGACCGTTTATGAAGCATCTGCACTGCAGAAGCAGATCGATTCAGATACGATCTGCAGTGAGAACTCCTATACCGCTGCAACCATGGCAGTGGGAGCGGGGATCGTCGCAATAGACGGTATAAAGGCAGGAGAGTTCGAACGGGCTTTTTGTGCGGTACGTCCTCCAGGACACCATGCCAGGCCTGAGCAGGCAATGGGTTTCTGTCTTTTCAACAACATTGCCATTACTGCACGCTATGCACAAAAACAGGGGTATAAGAAAGTGATGATCATCGATTTTGATGTGCATCACGGAAATGGCACTCAAGAAGCTTTTTATGCAGACGATACCGTCTTCTACTTCTCTTCCCATCAATCCTTCTCCTACCCCGGGACAGGTATGGAGAATGAGAAAGGTGTGGGGAAAGGAGAGGGGTATACGGCAAATTATCTCATCATGCCGGACAGCGGTGATGAAGAGGTACTCGATATCTACGAGAATGATCTGCCGCCCTATGTGGAACGTTTCAAACCCGATATCATACTTGTCTCGGCAGGGTATGATCTGCATGTAAGTGACCCGCTTGCACAGCTGAACGTAACGACAGAAGGGGTACGCCGGATCGTGAGGAACATACTTCAATGTACGGATGTCCCTTCTGTTTTCTTCCTGGAAGGCGGATATGATGTGAATGCACTTGGAGAGAATGTGAAAGTAACACTTGAAGAGATGTTAACTATAGATACAATCTGATTAAATTGATCTTGTTTGATAAATTATATTTATACTTGTAAATTAATACAGATATAATAATACTATGGAAGTTTATAAGATAAAGAACATTGCCGGACATATGTCGAAAGCGTTTTTGAGTAATCCGCTTACCCCCATACTGGCCATAGCCATCTTGCTGCTCGGATTCGTTTCCCTGCAGACAATGCCCCGCGAGGAAGATCCTCAGATCGAAGTGAGCGGTGGTGCGGTAATGGTGGCCGTACCGGGTGCCTCTCCAAAAGAAATACTCAATGTCGTTGTCAAGCCGCTTGAACGGCGCATACGCGAGATCAAAGGGGTGGAACACGTTTACGGTGTGGCGATGAACAATTTCGGTATTGTCAATGTGCAGTATTTTATCGGGGAAGACAGAGAGTCCTCCAACCTCAAACTCTATGACAAGGTCATGCAAAACATGGACCAGCTCCCCAAAGGCACCATGCCTCCGCTGGTAAAACCGTTCGATATTGATATCGATATCCCTATTTTGACAGCAGCATTCTACCAGCTTCCCAATGTGAAACCCAATATTGTTGAACTTTACCGGACCATTCGTGAACTTCAGCAGGAGATCAATGCGCTGGACAATGTCTCGAAGACCACGCTCAAAGGGGTGAAGCGTCCCCAGTTCAATGTCCTGATAGATTTGAGCAAGCTTTCTGCCTATCATATTTCACTTGGCCAGGTCGCACAGGCGATCAAATCGATCTCTACCAATGCACCGATGATCGACACAGTGAACAACAAAGGAAAGCTGGTGGTCTTCGGCGTGGAGAATGCCATTGATACCATCGAGGATCTCAAAGAGTTGATCATCGCGCAGTATATGGGGTCACCGATCTACCTGAAGAACATTGCCAAAGTCGAATACAATTACGATATTCAGAACTTTCAGTCATCTTTGATCGCCTATCAGAAGGGGATGGACAGGGACCCTGATGCTGTCAGGAAGCATGAGGAAAAAGCTGAAAGCAGTGAAGAAGGTACTGAAAAGCATACCCCTGTCACGTTCAGAAACTTGACAGACCAGATCACACTGACTGTCTCGAAACTGAAGGGGACCAATGCTGTATACATTGCTGAAGAGGCAATAGAGAAAATACAGGAAGCCAAAGAACAACTGAACAATGCCGGAGTAGGATTCATCATAACACGTAACTATGGTGAACGTGCTGATGAAGCGGTCAATGAGCTGGTGCATCATCTCGAGATCACCATCTTTATCATCATGCTGATACTGATCCCTTTTCTTGGATGGCGGGAGTCGATGGTTGTAACGGTAGCTGTGCCGATGATCCTGGCTGCGACACTTTTCATCGCGCAGATAACCGATCAGACCATTAACCGTATTACCCTGTTCGCATTTTTGCTTTCGCTTGGGCTTATCGTCGACGATGCGATCATCGTGATCGAAAATATCCACAGGCGGCTGCATCTGGATATTGACAAGAAAAGCGTCGATGAGATCATCGTGCAGGCAACCGATGAGATAGGCCCATCGACCAACATTGCTACCATCGCCATCATCCTGACGATGGTGCCGATGGCCTTTGTCGGGGGAATGATGGGACAGTTCATGAAACCCATACCGCTCAATGTCCCGGTAGGGCTTGCCGTCTCTCTTTTTGTCGCCTATGTTTTTGCCCCCTATATGGCAAGAAAATTCATCAACTTCAAGAAAATAAAGGCAGAAGTGATCGCGCACCATAAAAAAGAACATGAAGATGAAGCAAAAAAGACAGCAGGTAAAGAAGAGGAAATGAAATGAAATTTGAGCATTTCCTCTACCGTATCCTAGATAGCAGACGTAACAAATGGATTGTCATAGGACTGGTGCTTCTAGCCCTGATGGGCTCGGTGATGATGATCCCTTCAAAACTCGTCTTGGCAAAAATGCTTCCCGGAAAGAGTGCCAACACTTTCACGGTCTATATCGATACGGCGACAAATGCTTCCATCAAAGAGACACGACAGGTGGCCCAGTGTGTGGTCAGTGAACTCGAAAAAGAACCTGAGGTGACCGATATGGAAGTCTTTTTGGGGCAGGGTGCTCCTCTTGATTACGCAGGTCTGGTCAAAGGAAGTGCT contains these protein-coding regions:
- a CDS encoding ATP-binding protein, whose protein sequence is MVFFFFFFYINEKQVGVGEGKKGNIQTVPKEKYHLLENKFKALFLKAEKLEKENKTTELFLASMSHEIRTPLNGIVGLTELLDGTELTEEQKEFVSMIRESSHNLNVIVNDILDVSKINAGKMELENIEFDLFTKMEASVGMFVPKIEEKGIVLNLFTDPKIPSHVIGDPTRLSQVIINLVSNAVKFTEKAGKIDLFAEYVKEKPDTVTFKVSVADSGIGLTKEQQARIFEAYSQAEASTTRKAGGTGLGLTISSKIIKSMGSELKVKSKEGAGSTFFFTLTLPKGRHETKEILEISDELKVGVVCSDKNPKSQWNMILQKYIQFYGADYQNYRDKNIFSSACPDILLIDHTTIDTDSIASFEYLSCKRVLLTSSTLHTNLGKERQIFDEIVYMPITFEKIGKILQLKKGEDLASRSRSIKNKSLEKAEKKSFENIHVLVAEDNPINQKLIKIVLENFGLTVTLASNGEEAYEYRKKHKYDMIFMDIQMPVMGGVESTHRILEYEKEQGLEHIPIIALTANALSGDKEKYISEGMDDYATKPLDIKVIEKLVSKYCVV
- a CDS encoding radical SAM/SPASM domain-containing protein, translating into MKFYRVYVEITNVCGLSCSFCPTKELPSRQMDLAFFKSIVLQLKPYTKEIACHVVGDPLTLSNLSEYLDIIHEHGMKAILTTSGYFLKKQSYETLFHPAVKQINISLNSYNKNDTALTFDQYITPVLDLCSAKLERGEESFINLRVWNLDEMMSERTFNETLFSKLSSAFDTELDLEKSYREKPRSIRLENKILMHFDNYFEWPSLNNQVYGNGTCQGLQSHIAILASGKVIPCCLDCDGIIELGDLREKELDEILSNSRAQNMLEGFRKGKAVEELCQKCSYKDRFNG
- a CDS encoding histone deacetylase, with the translated sequence MKKVAYITDPVYLTHDTGLSHPESKYRLEAIEKAVAPLKNSLIEASPIAVSRDILHLIHTEEHIETVYEASALQKQIDSDTICSENSYTAATMAVGAGIVAIDGIKAGEFERAFCAVRPPGHHARPEQAMGFCLFNNIAITARYAQKQGYKKVMIIDFDVHHGNGTQEAFYADDTVFYFSSHQSFSYPGTGMENEKGVGKGEGYTANYLIMPDSGDEEVLDIYENDLPPYVERFKPDIILVSAGYDLHVSDPLAQLNVTTEGVRRIVRNILQCTDVPSVFFLEGGYDVNALGENVKVTLEEMLTIDTI
- a CDS encoding YSC84-related protein gives rise to the protein MKMNRFNQWTITALLLLILSSFSSADFIKQPAEVIDAEANTAIQQFYKEVKGGEAFLSKVKGYLVFPSVVKAGFVIGGKYGEGVLRVNGKSVGYYSIAAGSVGFQMGAQKASYIIAFVTQDALDKFIRSNGWEAGVDGAITVAKWGAGTDISTISYQNPIYAFVFGEKGLMYNLNLEGTKFTKLNR
- a CDS encoding efflux RND transporter permease subunit, which encodes MEVYKIKNIAGHMSKAFLSNPLTPILAIAILLLGFVSLQTMPREEDPQIEVSGGAVMVAVPGASPKEILNVVVKPLERRIREIKGVEHVYGVAMNNFGIVNVQYFIGEDRESSNLKLYDKVMQNMDQLPKGTMPPLVKPFDIDIDIPILTAAFYQLPNVKPNIVELYRTIRELQQEINALDNVSKTTLKGVKRPQFNVLIDLSKLSAYHISLGQVAQAIKSISTNAPMIDTVNNKGKLVVFGVENAIDTIEDLKELIIAQYMGSPIYLKNIAKVEYNYDIQNFQSSLIAYQKGMDRDPDAVRKHEEKAESSEEGTEKHTPVTFRNLTDQITLTVSKLKGTNAVYIAEEAIEKIQEAKEQLNNAGVGFIITRNYGERADEAVNELVHHLEITIFIIMLILIPFLGWRESMVVTVAVPMILAATLFIAQITDQTINRITLFAFLLSLGLIVDDAIIVIENIHRRLHLDIDKKSVDEIIVQATDEIGPSTNIATIAIILTMVPMAFVGGMMGQFMKPIPLNVPVGLAVSLFVAYVFAPYMARKFINFKKIKAEVIAHHKKEHEDEAKKTAGKEEEMK